A window from bacterium encodes these proteins:
- a CDS encoding nitroreductase family protein, which yields MRQRVGDFYTEMNRRRTVREFSDRSVPRDIIETALRAASTAPSGANLQPWHFAVVSGPVIKKRIREAAEAEEREFYEHRASEEWLAALEPLGTDEHKPFLETAPYLIAVFQQKFAELPDGQKVKHYYPAESTGLATGMLITALHKAGLATLTHTPSPMKFLNEILDRPKTERPFLLLVVGYPADDARVPDIKRKGLEEISSFIET from the coding sequence ATGCGCCAACGCGTGGGTGATTTCTACACGGAAATGAATCGGCGCAGAACCGTTCGCGAGTTTTCCGACAGGTCCGTACCGCGAGACATCATCGAAACGGCACTAAGAGCTGCAAGCACCGCACCGAGCGGTGCAAATCTTCAGCCCTGGCACTTCGCAGTCGTCAGTGGTCCGGTCATCAAGAAGAGGATTCGAGAGGCGGCCGAGGCCGAGGAACGGGAGTTCTACGAGCATCGCGCTTCCGAGGAGTGGCTTGCAGCACTCGAGCCGTTAGGCACCGATGAACACAAACCGTTCCTGGAAACGGCGCCGTATCTGATAGCGGTGTTTCAACAAAAGTTCGCTGAGTTGCCCGATGGCCAAAAAGTAAAACACTACTACCCGGCTGAATCGACGGGCCTTGCGACGGGGATGCTGATCACGGCTCTGCACAAGGCCGGTCTTGCGACATTGACGCACACGCCGAGTCCAATGAAATTCCTCAACGAGATTCTGGACCGACCGAAAACCGAACGTCCGTTCTTACTGCTCGTCGTGGGCTACCCGGCGGACGATGCCCGCGTACCCGACATCAAACGAAAGGGACTCGAAGAGATTTCGTCCTTCATCGAAACGTAG
- a CDS encoding amidohydrolase family protein, with the protein MNRTAVLILWVLCLTAGSAASDDYPLVIRHGRVMDPETGLDAVRYVGIRGDRIARVSEQPLRGDREIDASGLVVAPGFIDLHTHSPTPLGQYYQLMDGVTTALELEAGAFPVGKYGSQISDEPLTHYGASVGYGSMRILQKDGIVLPEFFTGSPRPVGFKGWWTLARFIYRGMAPALARTFTEPATPEQREVLRAMLHEGLDQGGLGIGLPLDYFSEAIDEHELAMIFEVAAERRAPVFVHVRRGINGDPAGLREVLALAERTGAALHVCHISHNAMKNIELFLAEIRAARKRGVDVTTEVLPYNAGSTAISAAVFGRDWQTIFDISYEDVEWAATGERFDRAMWEEYRREHPDGAVIHHYLKEEWTRRAITEPGVIIVSDLIAMKSREEHVPPHNGAFTKILGRYVREDPALSLMTAVSKMTLLPARRLEHHAPLFRRKGRLQEGADADITIFDPKTVNDRATYRNPYQEAVGIEHVLVGGVQVVEGGELVEGPRPGQRLLAPRGQ; encoded by the coding sequence ATGAATCGCACCGCAGTACTGATCCTCTGGGTACTCTGCCTGACCGCCGGTTCGGCGGCTTCCGATGACTATCCGCTCGTCATCCGGCATGGGCGCGTGATGGATCCCGAGACAGGGCTGGACGCGGTTCGATACGTGGGCATTCGGGGGGATCGAATTGCCCGGGTGTCGGAGCAGCCGCTCAGGGGCGATCGCGAGATCGACGCGTCCGGCCTGGTCGTGGCGCCGGGATTCATCGATCTGCATACGCACTCACCGACCCCGCTTGGCCAGTACTACCAGCTCATGGACGGGGTGACGACCGCTCTCGAGCTCGAGGCGGGCGCGTTTCCCGTTGGCAAATACGGTTCTCAGATCAGCGACGAACCGCTCACACACTACGGGGCTTCCGTTGGTTACGGGAGCATGCGGATCCTTCAAAAGGATGGAATCGTCCTGCCCGAGTTTTTCACTGGCTCTCCCAGGCCTGTCGGGTTCAAGGGATGGTGGACGCTCGCACGGTTCATCTATAGGGGCATGGCCCCTGCTCTCGCGCGTACCTTCACCGAGCCGGCCACGCCAGAGCAGCGAGAGGTGTTGCGAGCGATGCTGCACGAAGGGCTCGACCAGGGCGGGCTCGGGATCGGCCTGCCACTGGACTACTTCAGCGAAGCCATCGACGAACACGAGCTCGCGATGATCTTCGAGGTGGCAGCGGAGCGGCGGGCGCCGGTCTTCGTCCACGTGAGACGCGGCATCAACGGCGATCCCGCCGGATTGCGCGAGGTCCTGGCCCTGGCCGAGCGAACGGGAGCCGCCCTACACGTCTGCCACATCAGCCACAACGCCATGAAGAACATCGAGCTCTTCCTCGCCGAGATCCGAGCGGCGCGCAAACGCGGTGTCGATGTGACCACTGAGGTTCTGCCCTACAACGCGGGCTCCACCGCGATCTCGGCCGCCGTATTCGGTCGAGACTGGCAGACCATTTTCGACATCAGCTACGAGGACGTCGAGTGGGCCGCGACAGGTGAGCGTTTCGACAGGGCCATGTGGGAGGAATACAGACGCGAGCACCCCGACGGCGCTGTCATCCATCACTACCTGAAGGAGGAATGGACCCGACGTGCCATCACCGAGCCCGGTGTGATCATCGTGAGCGATCTCATCGCGATGAAGAGCCGCGAAGAACACGTGCCGCCGCACAACGGTGCCTTCACGAAGATCCTTGGGCGCTACGTACGCGAAGACCCGGCCCTGAGTCTCATGACGGCGGTGTCCAAGATGACCTTGCTCCCAGCACGGCGACTCGAACATCACGCGCCGCTCTTCCGTCGCAAGGGGCGGCTACAGGAGGGCGCCGATGCCGACATCACGATCTTCGACCCGAAGACCGTCAACGACCGGGCGACGTACCGGAATCCCTACCAGGAGGCCGTGGGGATAGAGCACGTTCTGGTCGGCGGGGTTCAGGTGGTCGAAGGCGGGGAACTGGTCGAGGGACCCCGACCGGGTCAGCGACTGCTGGCACCCAGAGGCCAATAG
- a CDS encoding DUF3313 domain-containing protein, which translates to MLLRHSLVLALFATALLGVGGCAATHPAPVSTSGFLDDYDQLVPGAEDEVGLLYIDPEADFTRCGKIVVDIVTIRRTVAGPTDIPEAVLTT; encoded by the coding sequence GTGCTGCTGAGACACTCGCTGGTCCTCGCTCTGTTCGCGACAGCGCTGCTGGGTGTAGGGGGCTGCGCGGCCACCCACCCGGCGCCGGTCTCGACGTCCGGCTTCCTCGACGACTACGACCAGCTCGTGCCCGGCGCCGAGGACGAGGTCGGGTTGCTCTACATCGACCCGGAGGCGGACTTCACACGCTGCGGCAAAATCGTGGTCGACATCGTGACCATCCGGCGCACCGTCGCCGGGCCCACCGACATTCCCGAGGCGGTGCTGACCACCTAG
- a CDS encoding DUF4136 domain-containing protein, which yields MFRKHKEQTRLLRGGLALLLVSALAACASVRVSTDFDPEIDFAAYRTFAWLPEPTGRTGNPRLDSPLLADRIRSAVERELSAKSFRKVAAGMADFHVGYHLSLEKGIDVRTVDQRYGYGPGWPGSGPSHTYVSEYEQGTLILDFVDAGANRLAWRGSGSRRIPRQTTPEQTTENVNMAVTEILASFPPGEQAPR from the coding sequence GTGTTCAGAAAACACAAAGAGCAAACGCGGCTCCTGCGCGGAGGCCTCGCGCTGCTGTTGGTCTCTGCCCTCGCTGCCTGCGCGAGCGTCCGGGTCTCCACCGATTTCGACCCCGAGATCGACTTCGCCGCTTACCGAACCTTCGCGTGGCTGCCGGAACCCACCGGAAGGACCGGGAATCCCCGACTCGACAGCCCACTCCTCGCAGACCGGATCCGCTCAGCCGTGGAGCGCGAGCTCTCGGCGAAGTCCTTCCGCAAGGTGGCCGCGGGAATGGCGGACTTCCACGTCGGCTATCACCTTTCGCTCGAGAAGGGCATCGACGTGCGAACGGTCGACCAGCGCTACGGGTATGGGCCGGGCTGGCCCGGCAGCGGCCCGTCGCACACATACGTCTCGGAGTACGAGCAAGGAACGCTGATCCTGGACTTCGTCGACGCCGGCGCGAATCGGCTCGCCTGGCGCGGCTCCGGCAGTCGCCGGATTCCCCGCCAGACGACGCCGGAGCAGACCACGGAAAACGTGAACATGGCCGTGACGGAGATCCTGGCGAGCTTCCCGCCCGGGGAGCAGGCTCCGCGCTGA
- a CDS encoding DUF4105 domain-containing protein, translated as MLKWLLAGPVLLLGIAWGSAALWFDGPSARPLAGLLSAAFALASLGVLLAARSFRIGIAGSAALFLGVLLWWSAIDPSNERAWQPDVARAASAVFDGDLVTIQNVRNFDYRTESDYTERWEERVYDLSKLRGADLFLSYWGSPMIAHTIVSWEFEDGPPLAISIETRKEQGETYSAVLGFFRQFELYYVVADEHDLVGLRTNHRGEDVYLYRLSTPKDVAQAILRDYLEEVNRLVAEPRWYNALTHNCTTTIRRHAQHVAPGNPWSWKILVNGYIDEMGYSRGTIDTSLPFEELRKRSNITQAAKAADRDPSFSARIREGLPGERK; from the coding sequence GTGCTGAAGTGGCTGCTCGCCGGCCCAGTGTTGCTCCTCGGGATCGCCTGGGGATCGGCTGCGTTGTGGTTCGACGGTCCGAGCGCGAGGCCGCTCGCCGGGCTGCTGTCGGCCGCCTTCGCGCTGGCGTCCCTCGGCGTCCTGCTGGCCGCGCGTTCCTTTCGAATCGGCATTGCGGGATCCGCAGCGCTGTTCCTTGGCGTGCTCTTGTGGTGGAGTGCGATCGATCCAAGTAACGAACGTGCCTGGCAACCGGACGTGGCGCGCGCCGCGAGCGCGGTCTTCGACGGAGACCTCGTCACGATCCAGAACGTGCGGAACTTCGACTACCGCACCGAGAGCGACTACACAGAGCGCTGGGAAGAGCGTGTCTACGACCTGAGCAAGCTGCGGGGCGCGGACCTGTTCCTGTCTTATTGGGGGTCGCCGATGATCGCCCACACGATCGTGAGCTGGGAGTTCGAGGACGGGCCGCCGCTGGCGATCTCGATCGAGACCCGCAAGGAGCAGGGCGAAACCTACTCGGCGGTTCTGGGCTTCTTCCGGCAATTCGAGCTGTACTACGTGGTGGCGGACGAGCACGATCTCGTCGGGCTGCGGACCAACCATCGCGGAGAGGACGTCTACCTCTATCGGCTCTCTACACCCAAGGACGTGGCCCAGGCCATCCTTCGCGACTATCTCGAAGAGGTGAACCGGCTCGTCGCCGAGCCCCGCTGGTACAACGCGCTCACGCACAACTGCACCACGACCATCCGGCGCCACGCGCAGCACGTGGCGCCGGGCAACCCCTGGAGCTGGAAGATCCTGGTCAACGGCTACATCGACGAGATGGGTTATTCTCGCGGCACCATCGACACGAGCCTGCCCTTCGAGGAACTGCGCAAGCGGAGCAACATCACCCAGGCGGCGAAGGCAGCAGATCGGGACCCGTCGTTCTCGGCACGTATTCGCGAAGGCCTGCCCGGGGAGAGGAAATGA
- a CDS encoding zinc ABC transporter solute-binding protein yields MRKGLALLALALSLVAASEAGAALRVVACEPEWGALVTELGGDAVSVYVATTALQDPHHIEARPSLIAKVRRARLVVCTGAELEVGWLPVLVRQAGNRHVQPGHPGYFLAADHVPLLDVPSSVDRSEGDVHASGNPHIQNDPRNIQRVATALAKRLTEVDPEHADHYRSRHTDFEARWTTAMTSWAERAVPLRGMQVVVHHVNWVYLEHWLGLERIGALEPKPGVPPMSSHLARLLKQAADSDARAVLRTPYQDARASDWLTERTQLTAVMLPYTVGGTDGAGDLFGLFDETLRLLLKVAP; encoded by the coding sequence ATGCGGAAGGGACTCGCGCTGCTCGCGCTTGCGCTCTCCCTGGTGGCCGCGTCAGAGGCGGGGGCCGCGTTGCGTGTGGTCGCCTGCGAACCCGAGTGGGGCGCGCTTGTGACAGAGCTGGGCGGTGATGCGGTTTCGGTCTACGTGGCCACCACCGCGCTCCAGGATCCGCACCACATCGAGGCCCGGCCGAGTCTGATCGCGAAGGTTCGGCGCGCGCGGCTCGTGGTCTGCACCGGCGCTGAACTCGAGGTTGGCTGGCTCCCGGTGCTGGTCCGGCAGGCCGGGAACCGCCACGTGCAGCCGGGCCATCCGGGGTACTTCCTCGCGGCGGATCACGTTCCGCTGCTCGACGTGCCGAGTTCCGTCGACCGCTCGGAGGGCGACGTCCACGCCTCGGGGAATCCGCACATCCAGAACGATCCGCGCAACATCCAGCGTGTGGCCACCGCGCTGGCGAAGCGGCTGACCGAGGTCGATCCGGAGCACGCAGACCACTATCGTTCGCGCCACACGGACTTCGAGGCGCGCTGGACGACGGCGATGACGAGTTGGGCGGAACGGGCCGTGCCGCTCCGCGGCATGCAGGTGGTGGTGCACCACGTGAACTGGGTGTACCTGGAACACTGGCTCGGCCTGGAACGCATCGGGGCCCTTGAGCCGAAACCCGGCGTACCGCCGATGAGCAGTCATCTCGCGCGTCTGCTGAAGCAAGCCGCGGACTCGGACGCACGAGCGGTCCTGCGCACGCCGTATCAAGATGCTCGCGCCTCCGACTGGCTCACGGAACGGACGCAGCTCACCGCAGTGATGTTGCCCTACACCGTCGGTGGCACCGATGGGGCAGGTGATCTCTTCGGCCTGTTCGACGAGACGCTTCGCCTGCTGCTGAAGGTCGCCCCGTAA
- a CDS encoding metal ABC transporter permease, which translates to MSFDGLELGILGPGCLAGLLVLTTHVPFGCEVLKRGIIFLDLAIAQFAGLGVIAADRYLHDPHGWEVQAAAVTSALFGASLLNWTERRWPEIQEALIGTSFVMAATLGIMLLAGNPHGGEHLRELLVGQLLWVRLEQLWPVAILSVAVLAIWFGLGERLGRPAFYALFAVSVTASVSLVGLYLVFASLVVPALGTFRLQGRRRLAVAYGIGVAGYVVGLAVSALLDLPSGAVVVWSLAAFAALAAFTVPPGRKVSVQQSRD; encoded by the coding sequence GTGAGCTTCGACGGACTAGAACTGGGGATCCTGGGTCCGGGGTGTCTCGCGGGGCTGTTGGTCCTGACGACGCACGTCCCGTTTGGCTGTGAGGTGTTGAAGCGCGGGATCATCTTCCTCGACCTTGCGATCGCGCAGTTCGCGGGATTGGGGGTGATCGCCGCCGACCGCTACCTGCACGATCCGCACGGTTGGGAGGTGCAGGCCGCCGCGGTGACCTCCGCGCTGTTCGGTGCGAGCCTCCTCAACTGGACCGAGCGCCGCTGGCCCGAGATCCAGGAGGCGCTGATCGGCACATCTTTCGTGATGGCGGCGACGCTCGGCATCATGCTCCTCGCCGGAAACCCCCATGGTGGCGAGCACCTTCGGGAGCTACTCGTCGGTCAGCTGCTCTGGGTGCGACTCGAACAGCTCTGGCCGGTCGCAATCCTGTCCGTCGCGGTGCTCGCGATCTGGTTCGGACTGGGGGAACGCCTCGGGCGTCCGGCTTTTTATGCGCTCTTCGCGGTCAGCGTGACCGCATCCGTATCGCTGGTCGGGCTCTATCTGGTCTTCGCGAGCCTTGTCGTGCCGGCGCTCGGAACGTTTCGCTTGCAGGGGCGGCGACGCCTCGCGGTCGCCTATGGGATCGGCGTCGCGGGGTACGTCGTCGGACTCGCGGTCTCGGCGCTACTCGATCTGCCCTCGGGAGCGGTCGTGGTCTGGTCGCTTGCGGCCTTTGCGGCGCTGGCCGCATTCACCGTACCTCCTGGGCGCAAAGTTTCCGTTCAACAGAGCCGCGACTGA
- a CDS encoding cation transporter yields MKDQCCEAKGTELAALRLRQGRVLAVVLAVNLAMFFVEFGTGLLSHSTALLADSLDMLGDSFVYGFSLLVLHRSLAWRARAALVKGVIMAAFGVGVLLEAGFRLRAGVPPLAPAMLGIGTLALVANTYCFSLLWRHRADDINLRSTWLCSRNDLIANGAVLFAAGLVVWLESLWPDLIVGIAIAILFLRTATLVLRESLAEIRRARSGLIPGAG; encoded by the coding sequence GTGAAGGACCAGTGTTGCGAAGCCAAGGGGACAGAACTCGCCGCGCTCCGTCTCCGCCAGGGCCGGGTCTTGGCCGTCGTGCTTGCGGTCAATCTCGCAATGTTCTTTGTCGAGTTCGGGACCGGCCTTCTGTCCCATTCCACTGCCCTCCTTGCCGACTCCTTGGATATGCTCGGCGACTCGTTTGTCTACGGGTTTAGCCTTCTGGTTCTTCACCGAAGCCTTGCGTGGCGCGCTCGCGCCGCCCTCGTCAAAGGGGTGATCATGGCTGCGTTCGGCGTTGGCGTTCTTCTGGAGGCCGGGTTCAGACTTCGCGCCGGCGTACCCCCGCTGGCACCCGCCATGCTGGGAATCGGTACACTTGCCCTTGTTGCAAATACCTACTGTTTCTCTCTTCTCTGGCGACACCGGGCCGACGACATCAACCTTCGATCCACTTGGCTCTGCTCCAGGAACGATCTGATCGCAAACGGGGCAGTTCTCTTCGCGGCTGGTCTAGTAGTCTGGCTCGAGTCGCTTTGGCCAGATCTCATTGTCGGTATCGCCATCGCCATCCTGTTTCTGCGCACCGCGACTCTTGTGCTTCGGGAATCACTTGCCGAGATCAGGCGGGCACGGAGTGGCCTCATTCCGGGCGCCGGCTGA
- a CDS encoding carboxymuconolactone decarboxylase family protein, which produces MARLPYSDVEDLDDSTRKILALAPDLNIFRMLGSCETLIAPFLALGSAILTQTKINPQLRELAIVRAAVRCGCAYELNQHDEIAREVGVSEEKISALRDGPGSAVFDERERAILEFTDELIDSVKVSRESFDGVASFLDACEIQELIIAIGYYSLVGRYLESLEVDLESGSERQFVRVADVRSKLSRG; this is translated from the coding sequence ATGGCGCGTCTTCCCTATTCCGATGTCGAAGACTTGGACGACAGCACGAGAAAGATCCTCGCGTTGGCGCCTGATCTCAATATCTTCCGTATGCTGGGGAGCTGCGAGACACTGATAGCCCCGTTTCTTGCCCTGGGCAGCGCGATCTTGACGCAGACGAAGATCAATCCGCAGCTTCGCGAACTAGCGATCGTGCGCGCCGCGGTCCGCTGTGGCTGCGCCTACGAACTCAACCAACACGATGAGATTGCACGAGAGGTGGGGGTCTCAGAGGAGAAGATCTCGGCACTGCGAGATGGTCCGGGTTCCGCCGTCTTTGATGAACGAGAGCGAGCGATCCTCGAGTTCACCGACGAGCTGATCGATTCGGTAAAGGTCAGTCGCGAGAGCTTCGATGGCGTGGCGTCGTTCTTGGATGCTTGCGAGATCCAGGAGTTGATCATTGCAATCGGGTATTACTCCCTGGTAGGTCGCTACCTTGAGAGCCTTGAAGTTGATCTCGAGAGCGGATCGGAACGGCAGTTCGTTCGCGTGGCCGATGTTCGTTCGAAGCTGTCACGAGGTTGA
- a CDS encoding SDR family oxidoreductase, with the protein MNKVSLVTGAAGGLGRAIVRQLIDQGHRVIGADISASGLQEVAESSDTDDAAFRAYPVDLTDIDAVNALFAEVESEFGGLDGLVNNAGTCFMSEFPEIPAEELDRQMAINFSAAFHCCQRAVPQMLRRPGVKKIVNISSNGAYNFDVFDPPHYRSSKAALDTLTKDLARRYARDRISVNSIAPAMTETPLFNVVDAETLKAAIAAMPHGAPMQPDQVAAWVAFLMSPGGDVASGNVIILNQGRDVR; encoded by the coding sequence TTGAACAAGGTCTCTCTGGTAACCGGAGCCGCTGGCGGGCTGGGCCGCGCCATCGTGCGGCAGTTGATCGATCAGGGTCACCGAGTCATCGGCGCCGATATCTCAGCATCGGGACTCCAGGAGGTTGCTGAATCATCGGACACGGACGACGCTGCTTTCAGGGCGTATCCCGTAGACCTGACTGACATCGACGCGGTGAATGCTCTCTTCGCAGAGGTCGAGTCAGAGTTCGGCGGACTGGATGGGCTGGTCAATAACGCCGGCACCTGTTTCATGAGCGAGTTTCCGGAAATCCCGGCGGAAGAGCTGGACCGGCAGATGGCGATCAATTTTTCGGCGGCTTTTCATTGCTGCCAGCGAGCGGTACCGCAGATGTTGCGCCGCCCCGGCGTCAAGAAGATCGTGAATATCTCATCGAACGGCGCCTACAATTTCGACGTGTTCGACCCGCCGCATTACCGGTCCAGCAAGGCAGCACTTGATACGCTCACGAAGGACCTGGCGCGCCGATACGCCCGGGACAGGATCTCGGTGAACTCGATCGCACCCGCGATGACGGAGACGCCGCTATTCAATGTCGTGGATGCAGAAACCCTGAAAGCCGCCATTGCCGCGATGCCGCACGGTGCCCCGATGCAGCCCGATCAGGTTGCGGCCTGGGTCGCTTTTCTGATGTCGCCGGGCGGCGACGTCGCCAGCGGCAACGTCATCATTCTCAACCAGGGGCGTGACGTTCGCTAG
- a CDS encoding N-acyl homoserine lactonase family protein — MVIEGFENSKVRRLYVMDYGLFQVHSNGRIIGISGSLIETDDGKWVLVDTGFPQSYLVDREKASREDKLDEFGTILELDPQNMPAGQLALIGLTPDDIDLQILTHTHIDHVGGIEDFKHVPMVVHRAERALDKPLYWHGRHPYDWPEDQVYIEVAGDVELFPGLTLLETPGHTPGQMSLLVELPETGTVILTSDTISRPEELEEGFAGYWRPDLAEKHAHRLMALADEGDAFVIFGHSPEQWPRLKKIPESYA; from the coding sequence ATGGTGATCGAAGGATTCGAAAACAGCAAAGTCCGTCGACTCTACGTAATGGACTATGGCCTGTTCCAGGTTCACTCGAACGGACGCATCATCGGCATTTCCGGCTCGCTCATCGAGACCGACGACGGCAAGTGGGTGCTGGTCGATACCGGGTTTCCGCAGAGCTATCTCGTCGACCGCGAAAAGGCATCCCGCGAGGACAAGCTGGACGAGTTCGGCACGATCCTCGAATTGGACCCGCAGAACATGCCTGCAGGGCAACTGGCGCTCATCGGACTCACGCCTGATGATATCGATCTCCAGATATTGACCCATACTCATATCGACCACGTCGGCGGGATCGAGGACTTCAAACACGTGCCGATGGTCGTTCATCGAGCGGAGCGTGCGCTGGACAAGCCGCTTTACTGGCACGGTCGCCATCCTTACGACTGGCCAGAGGACCAGGTCTACATCGAGGTGGCCGGTGATGTGGAGCTATTTCCCGGGCTGACGCTTCTGGAGACGCCGGGCCATACACCAGGGCAGATGTCGCTGCTCGTCGAGCTGCCGGAAACCGGAACGGTCATCCTCACCAGCGATACGATCTCGCGTCCAGAAGAGCTCGAAGAGGGCTTCGCAGGTTATTGGCGTCCCGATCTGGCCGAGAAACACGCGCACCGTCTGATGGCACTGGCCGACGAAGGTGACGCGTTCGTGATCTTCGGACATTCGCCCGAACAATGGCCAAGACTCAAGAAGATCCCGGAGTCTTACGCGTAG
- a CDS encoding aminotransferase class I/II-fold pyridoxal phosphate-dependent enzyme produces the protein MKVKIHKMFEYLLKTTECEPEAVIGFSLARSPALGDFLDDLDPGLKLDWNNRSFLGLPELRSHVLRQASLDTHLPADNVLITAGAAEANYLCIRQLVDADQEIVTETPGWPQVGVLARAIGAQLRVVERTDDNGWEFPMAELAAAVNERTRLIFLSNPNNPTGRLLAEDELREIAALARPHGAYVLVDEVYAGLEWSGPRRTSIAGLYERGITTGSLSKCLGLQGLRIGWMISPDDQVVRDALILRENSSEIMNILGEHIAEIALRPERYSAAMADSRKEGLANLERLDRFISSEQDLTWIRPEAGLIGLARLQAPIDGDRLAARLLEPPWRTFLLPGSAYGLPRHIRVGVGGGPDVNLEEGLHRLSACLADIA, from the coding sequence ATGAAAGTCAAGATCCACAAGATGTTCGAGTACCTGTTGAAGACAACAGAGTGCGAGCCTGAGGCGGTCATCGGCTTCTCTCTTGCCCGGTCACCTGCGCTCGGCGATTTCCTGGATGATCTCGATCCCGGACTCAAGCTCGACTGGAACAACCGTTCGTTTCTCGGTCTGCCGGAGCTTCGGTCGCATGTGCTCCGTCAGGCGTCGCTGGACACGCATCTGCCGGCCGACAATGTGCTGATCACGGCCGGTGCGGCAGAAGCCAACTACCTCTGCATCCGCCAGCTAGTGGATGCAGACCAGGAGATCGTCACCGAGACCCCCGGCTGGCCCCAGGTGGGTGTGCTGGCCAGGGCCATCGGCGCCCAACTCCGTGTCGTCGAACGAACGGACGACAATGGTTGGGAATTCCCGATGGCGGAGCTCGCAGCTGCCGTCAACGAACGCACACGCCTGATATTCCTGTCCAATCCCAATAATCCGACCGGCCGCTTGCTCGCAGAAGACGAGCTTCGCGAGATCGCGGCACTGGCCCGCCCGCACGGTGCCTACGTGCTGGTCGACGAAGTCTATGCCGGCCTGGAGTGGTCGGGGCCGCGCCGGACGTCGATCGCCGGTCTTTACGAGCGCGGCATCACCACCGGAAGCCTGTCGAAGTGCCTGGGCCTGCAAGGGTTGCGTATTGGCTGGATGATCTCGCCCGACGACCAGGTCGTTCGCGACGCGCTGATCCTGAGAGAGAACTCGAGCGAGATCATGAATATTCTGGGCGAACACATTGCTGAAATCGCGCTTCGACCGGAGCGTTACTCGGCGGCGATGGCTGACTCACGCAAAGAGGGTCTCGCGAACCTCGAACGTCTCGACCGCTTCATTTCCTCGGAACAGGACCTCACGTGGATACGCCCCGAGGCCGGCCTGATTGGCCTTGCGCGACTGCAAGCACCCATCGACGGTGATCGCCTCGCCGCGCGCCTGCTCGAACCACCCTGGCGTACCTTCCTACTGCCCGGTAGCGCGTACGGGCTGCCCCGCCACATCCGCGTAGGCGTCGGCGGCGGACCCGATGTCAATCTGGAGGAGGGGCTCCATCGACTGTCCGCATGCCTGGCAGACATCGCCTAA